Proteins encoded within one genomic window of Acidiferrobacter thiooxydans:
- the ftsL gene encoding cell division protein FtsL, with protein sequence MTGRATIFWLVALIVSALALVDVRNRYLLLFDHEEHLVGQKDALHVEWGRLLLEQGTLAAHGRIDRIARHRLDMTMPDPRRIVLIYTQPSNIP encoded by the coding sequence ATGACCGGTCGTGCCACGATATTCTGGCTGGTTGCCCTGATCGTGTCGGCCCTGGCGCTCGTCGACGTTCGCAATCGTTATTTGCTGCTTTTCGACCACGAGGAGCACTTGGTCGGTCAAAAGGATGCCTTGCACGTGGAGTGGGGGCGACTCTTGCTGGAGCAGGGGACGCTGGCCGCGCATGGGCGCATCGATCGTATTGCGCGGCATCGTCTCGATATGACGATGCCTGATCCGCGGCGCATCGTACTCATCTATACCCAGCCGTCGAATATCCCATGA
- a CDS encoding winged helix-turn-helix transcriptional regulator, with the protein MRPSRYTRYDCDFGCPVEACLEVIGGKWKGVILFHLLGGTKRFGELARLMPAVTQRMLTRQLRELEADGVVARTVYPEVPPKVEYSLTASGKTLAPVLEVLRGWGSDYLDEIVRIRHDRYQAT; encoded by the coding sequence ATGCGTCCGAGCCGCTATACCCGCTACGATTGCGATTTTGGTTGTCCGGTCGAGGCCTGCCTGGAGGTGATCGGCGGCAAATGGAAAGGCGTGATCCTCTTTCATTTGTTAGGCGGCACGAAGCGCTTCGGGGAACTCGCCCGCCTGATGCCGGCCGTGACCCAGAGGATGCTCACGCGCCAGTTGCGAGAGCTGGAGGCAGACGGCGTGGTCGCGCGCACCGTATATCCCGAGGTCCCGCCCAAGGTGGAATATTCGCTCACCGCCTCCGGGAAGACCTTGGCGCCGGTCCTCGAGGTCCTGCGGGGCTGGGGGAGCGACTATCTCGACGAGATCGTGCGCATCCGACACGACCGGTACCAGGCGACCTGA
- a CDS encoding nitroreductase family protein yields MDIVTAIKARRAVKQFDPSHRLTESEVDTLLSLAMLSPTAFNIQHWRFVLVQDPQLRDAIRAASWMQSQITDASLLIVMCADLKAWEKQPERYWRNAPADVREGILAAIDAYYRGRETVQRDEAMRSCGIAAQTLMLAAQALGYDSCPMDLADFGEVGRLIGLPEDHVIGLFVAIGRGVREPRPRAGALTRDEVVRKDRF; encoded by the coding sequence ATGGATATCGTGACCGCCATCAAGGCCCGCCGCGCCGTCAAGCAGTTTGATCCTAGCCACCGGCTCACCGAGAGCGAGGTCGACACGCTTTTGTCGCTCGCCATGCTCTCGCCGACCGCCTTTAATATCCAGCACTGGCGCTTCGTCCTGGTACAGGATCCGCAGCTGCGCGATGCCATCCGCGCGGCCTCATGGATGCAGTCGCAGATCACGGACGCCTCGCTTCTGATCGTCATGTGCGCGGACCTGAAGGCCTGGGAAAAACAACCGGAACGTTACTGGCGCAATGCCCCGGCCGACGTGCGTGAAGGTATCCTCGCGGCGATCGATGCCTATTACCGTGGCCGCGAGACCGTACAGCGTGATGAGGCCATGCGCTCCTGCGGGATCGCGGCCCAGACCCTTATGCTCGCGGCCCAGGCCCTGGGGTACGACTCCTGCCCCATGGATCTGGCCGACTTCGGCGAGGTGGGCCGCCTGATAGGTCTCCCCGAAGACCATGTGATCGGGCTCTTTGTCGCCATCGGCCGGGGTGTTCGCGAACCTCGGCCGCGGGCGGGGGCGCTCACGCGAGATGAGGTGGTGCGCAAGGACCGTTTCTGA
- the rsmH gene encoding 16S rRNA (cytosine(1402)-N(4))-methyltransferase RsmH, translating to MTGGHAPVLLAETLEALAVQPEGRYLDATFGRGGHSAEILARLAPNGRLVAMDCDDQAIEVATRCFGEDPRMTIVKGRFSVIERYREEAPWQGGFDGILFDLGVSSPQLDDAARGFSFRREGPLDMRMDRHAHPSAAEWLNAAPEAEIAEVLRDFGEERYARRIARAVVAARAIAPLATTTQFAALVAREIPRREPGQDPATRAFQAVRIRINDELGELTRALPAACALLRPGGRLAVISFHSLEDRIVKQFFVRESRGDTYPSRLPIPQAWLAPRLRVLGRALRAGAAERAANPRSRSAVLRVAQRLGDPS from the coding sequence GTGACCGGGGGTCACGCGCCGGTTCTTCTGGCCGAGACCCTGGAGGCGCTTGCGGTGCAGCCGGAGGGGCGTTATCTCGACGCGACCTTCGGCCGTGGCGGGCATAGTGCGGAGATATTGGCGCGGCTTGCGCCGAACGGGCGGCTGGTCGCGATGGATTGCGACGATCAGGCGATCGAGGTGGCCACGCGGTGTTTCGGGGAGGACCCGCGTATGACGATAGTAAAAGGGCGTTTCTCCGTGATCGAACGGTATCGAGAGGAGGCGCCATGGCAAGGAGGCTTCGATGGCATTTTATTCGATTTGGGGGTCTCGTCACCCCAGTTGGACGATGCCGCCCGCGGTTTTAGTTTTCGGCGCGAAGGACCGCTCGACATGCGTATGGACCGGCACGCGCACCCGTCAGCGGCGGAGTGGCTGAACGCGGCCCCCGAGGCCGAGATTGCCGAGGTCCTGCGCGATTTCGGCGAGGAGCGCTACGCGCGGCGTATCGCGCGCGCGGTGGTCGCTGCGCGCGCCATAGCCCCGCTTGCCACGACCACACAGTTCGCGGCGCTCGTGGCCCGCGAGATCCCGCGCCGGGAGCCTGGGCAAGATCCGGCGACACGCGCCTTTCAGGCCGTGCGCATACGGATCAATGACGAACTCGGCGAATTGACACGCGCCCTGCCGGCGGCGTGCGCCCTATTGCGGCCGGGCGGGCGGCTCGCGGTGATCAGCTTCCATTCGCTCGAGGACCGCATCGTCAAACAGTTTTTCGTGCGTGAGTCGCGTGGGGACACCTATCCATCGCGCCTGCCGATCCCGCAGGCATGGCTTGCGCCCCGTTTGCGGGTTCTGGGCCGGGCGCTGCGGGCGGGCGCTGCGGAACGGGCCGCAAACCCCCGGTCGCGAAGCGCCGTGTTGCGCGTCGCACAGCGCCTGGGAGATCCTTCATGA
- a CDS encoding ATP-binding protein, whose amino-acid sequence MRGAGAEATKRRARPFRADITERLARGEHLVLYGPLGSGKSTFLCTLHARLRREGRPCAIADATIRLGDMTQAFARAYPEVDIAGLTQRRTRARLAAAAELRAGVLLFDHVHRLNTAMTGFLHGLRGGLAGIILAVDVDGPRAREALRACYPALSLVAMPRSSARQLRTYLHAAGPTVASDLTPAQERQILRAARGRPGWVRLCALLLQEDRYWHGKMLYVAVLCTDTEIALRLGRPPFLSSATQNLQSNSPPDR is encoded by the coding sequence TTGCGCGGTGCGGGTGCGGAGGCCACGAAGCGGCGTGCGCGGCCTTTTCGGGCGGACATCACCGAGCGCCTTGCGCGCGGCGAGCACCTCGTTTTGTATGGTCCCCTGGGGAGCGGCAAATCCACGTTCTTGTGCACCTTGCATGCGCGCCTTCGGCGTGAGGGAAGGCCGTGTGCGATCGCCGATGCCACGATCCGTCTTGGCGACATGACGCAGGCCTTCGCACGCGCCTACCCCGAGGTCGACATCGCCGGCCTCACACAGCGGCGCACGCGAGCGCGGCTGGCAGCTGCCGCCGAATTGCGCGCAGGCGTGTTGCTCTTTGATCACGTGCACCGCCTCAATACCGCCATGACGGGTTTCCTGCATGGTTTGCGCGGTGGCTTGGCGGGGATCATCCTGGCCGTGGATGTCGACGGGCCGCGTGCGCGGGAGGCACTGCGCGCGTGTTATCCGGCCCTGTCCTTGGTCGCCATGCCGCGGTCTTCCGCAAGGCAACTTCGGACGTATCTGCACGCCGCCGGTCCGACGGTGGCGTCCGACCTGACACCCGCCCAGGAACGCCAGATTCTGCGCGCCGCCCGTGGTCGTCCGGGCTGGGTGAGGCTGTGCGCGCTACTTCTTCAGGAGGATCGGTATTGGCACGGCAAGATGCTCTATGTGGCGGTATTGTGTACCGATACCGAGATCGCGCTGCGATTGGGGCGCCCTCCCTTTCTGTCATCGGCGACCCAAAACCTGCAGTCGAATTCGCCGCCCGATCGCTGA
- a CDS encoding EAL domain-containing protein: MTIAFAGFGLILVALGLWRALNAFHDIKREERLRAEAVASRVASHMALVLNERFADLRFLGRSLLDSQPAATTVSMSVKDTLRAILATHTTLHDINILNARGTRILWSARPQPAQPILSARRFHAVRDDPHLEIGDALYARRFQAVVIPLRYRVAAHRGPTRFLIGAPVALGRIPIPISRSHLAIRLATRSGGSFAVATGNLWHAASARTPRADRMVHANVPGYPWQVEVLWPRNRLWALWWHHTARWLPLFLLLLWGSQYTGLLLSNLLSQEMRLRLWHEGLYRLNQAVLNGLSPQQLFGDAAHMIQDNLDASFVFVGWREHCAVAGAGDPQAFTEIVAAAFESAVDVGWTPVTQKSFRSCVTLALGTTGAIIVICLSRPAQTVIWYGMVRELAGHLTAAIDQRRQRLEIERLQSYQSAVRAMQLELLRQPTPDEAQALLVRILTEQTDIMGACIAVPETTGPRLRIQTAAARDPELCDALLRLTPSRDAADYPFGQMLAGRAFRTGTPHGPIDPRDDAALAAMMAGHDALGAIRAILAYPIIEDGREHPTAVLVVYGTDPQYFTPALRALLEHLVTSVRLALNAWRTRRQSDRYRALYKALARASQAIARASEGPQLFRNICHILAECTDVPLTFISLLGAKGAEIAASAGSGQAFLSTVAEGAPGRALAILHERVQHADTPRLFENIDQWLDDEALQGSARMLGLTSALTVPWTHEGRVAGILGIIAGEREFFDEDMRRLMETLGNDIGFAVDNYERRQELMRRSLHDPLTTLPNRAYFERSTLSAMARAARSGHMMALGVMDLDGFKEWNDLQGHVAGDDLLKAVAQRLREVVREGEDVARLGGDEFGLAVSIANAEALAPLSARLLSAIALADPQARITASVGWALPTSGATSYETLLIQADEALYAAKAAGRNTYRVFGGDIAERLARRLAVHRHFPEALTDGRITFAVQPQAHCATGHIESIELLARWRDGDNLLAAECFMPDVEKEPHLIRALGRQTVSEAIAVRDRLRAAGHGLRVSFNIGAHHFLHPAFLEDIAARLDGSSATGLCMEVPLGMALTNMRRAAGIIDRLRDLGFAVALDDFGTGYAPLNEAVQLPADELKLDRGLIGRFRRDPNAFAVAGAALVLANLSGRRLVAEGIETPDDLRLWRHMGGEHYQGYLLANPLALDDLMAWLTRAPLLPVTAVPVLSARDLVLAGYAFLEVDDCPDGVLQTGCERLRTWMRSRDLRYRELSQWAPLAMALGADLRENPHNMRAFWRDALRPAILGLFAEIEARLNEQQFYRR, from the coding sequence GTGACAATCGCCTTCGCGGGCTTCGGGCTCATTCTGGTTGCCCTCGGCCTGTGGCGCGCGCTAAACGCCTTTCACGATATCAAGCGCGAAGAGCGCCTGCGCGCGGAGGCCGTGGCCTCGCGCGTCGCCAGTCACATGGCCCTGGTCCTCAACGAGCGGTTCGCCGACCTGCGCTTTCTGGGGCGGTCATTACTCGACTCGCAACCCGCTGCTACCACGGTGAGCATGTCGGTCAAGGACACGCTGCGCGCCATTCTCGCCACCCATACGACGCTCCACGACATTAATATACTGAATGCCCGCGGCACCCGGATCCTATGGTCAGCGCGGCCACAGCCGGCGCAACCCATCCTGTCGGCCCGGCGCTTTCATGCCGTGCGCGACGACCCCCACCTCGAGATCGGCGATGCGCTCTACGCGCGGCGCTTCCAGGCGGTGGTCATTCCGCTGCGATACCGTGTGGCCGCGCATCGCGGCCCAACCCGGTTTCTCATCGGCGCCCCTGTGGCCCTAGGCCGGATACCGATCCCGATCTCGCGTTCGCACTTAGCCATCCGCCTGGCCACGCGCTCGGGTGGCTCATTTGCGGTAGCCACCGGCAATCTCTGGCACGCGGCGTCCGCACGCACGCCGCGTGCCGACCGCATGGTACACGCCAATGTCCCAGGCTATCCCTGGCAGGTGGAGGTGCTCTGGCCTCGCAACCGCCTATGGGCGCTCTGGTGGCACCACACCGCGCGCTGGCTGCCGCTCTTTCTGCTGTTGCTATGGGGCAGCCAGTACACGGGCCTCCTGCTTTCCAATCTCCTCTCGCAAGAGATGCGGTTACGCTTGTGGCATGAGGGCCTCTACCGCCTGAATCAGGCCGTCCTCAATGGATTGTCCCCACAGCAGCTCTTTGGCGACGCCGCGCACATGATTCAAGACAACCTCGATGCGTCGTTCGTGTTCGTCGGTTGGCGCGAGCATTGCGCCGTAGCCGGAGCGGGCGATCCCCAGGCGTTCACTGAGATCGTCGCCGCGGCCTTCGAGAGCGCGGTCGACGTCGGTTGGACGCCGGTCACGCAGAAGTCCTTCCGTTCGTGCGTGACGCTCGCCCTGGGCACGACCGGGGCGATCATCGTCATCTGTCTGTCACGCCCGGCACAGACGGTCATATGGTACGGCATGGTCCGCGAACTGGCCGGACATTTGACCGCCGCCATAGATCAAAGACGCCAACGCCTCGAGATCGAGCGTCTGCAGAGCTACCAGAGCGCGGTGCGCGCCATGCAGCTTGAGTTGCTTCGCCAACCAACGCCCGATGAGGCGCAGGCGCTACTGGTACGCATCCTGACCGAACAGACCGACATCATGGGGGCCTGCATTGCAGTGCCGGAAACGACCGGCCCGCGGTTGCGCATCCAGACTGCCGCCGCGCGGGATCCCGAACTGTGCGACGCCCTGCTGCGCCTGACGCCGTCCCGCGACGCCGCCGATTACCCATTCGGTCAAATGCTGGCAGGGCGCGCCTTCCGTACCGGCACGCCCCACGGACCGATCGATCCGCGCGACGATGCGGCGCTCGCCGCGATGATGGCGGGACACGACGCCCTGGGCGCGATCCGCGCCATCCTCGCCTACCCGATTATCGAAGACGGCCGCGAACACCCGACCGCGGTGCTGGTCGTCTACGGGACCGATCCCCAATACTTTACTCCGGCCCTGCGCGCGCTCCTCGAACACCTCGTCACCAGTGTGCGCTTGGCGTTGAACGCCTGGCGTACCCGCCGCCAGAGCGATCGCTATCGCGCCCTCTACAAGGCGTTGGCGCGCGCAAGCCAGGCCATTGCCCGTGCAAGCGAAGGGCCACAGCTGTTCCGCAACATTTGCCATATCCTCGCCGAATGCACAGACGTCCCGCTCACCTTCATCTCGTTGCTGGGGGCCAAGGGGGCGGAGATCGCCGCGAGCGCCGGGTCGGGCCAGGCCTTTTTATCCACGGTCGCCGAGGGCGCCCCCGGCCGCGCCCTGGCGATCCTCCACGAGCGCGTGCAGCACGCCGACACCCCCCGCCTTTTCGAAAACATCGATCAATGGCTGGACGATGAGGCACTACAAGGCAGCGCCAGGATGCTCGGCCTTACGTCGGCCCTCACCGTCCCATGGACACACGAAGGCCGGGTCGCGGGCATCCTTGGGATAATCGCCGGAGAACGCGAGTTTTTTGACGAAGACATGAGGCGGCTCATGGAGACCCTCGGCAACGATATCGGCTTTGCCGTGGACAACTACGAGCGCCGCCAGGAACTCATGCGCCGATCTCTCCATGACCCGCTGACCACGCTGCCCAATCGCGCCTATTTCGAGCGCTCGACCCTTTCTGCCATGGCACGCGCAGCGCGTTCCGGACACATGATGGCGCTCGGGGTCATGGATCTGGATGGCTTCAAGGAGTGGAACGACCTTCAGGGACACGTCGCCGGCGACGATCTGCTCAAGGCCGTTGCGCAAAGGTTGCGCGAGGTTGTGCGCGAAGGCGAGGACGTGGCGCGTCTTGGCGGTGATGAATTTGGACTGGCTGTCAGTATCGCTAATGCCGAGGCCCTGGCGCCGTTGTCCGCACGGCTGCTGTCGGCCATCGCCCTGGCCGATCCGCAGGCGCGTATCACGGCAAGCGTCGGTTGGGCCCTCCCCACATCCGGTGCCACGAGCTATGAAACACTGCTCATACAGGCTGACGAAGCCTTGTATGCCGCCAAGGCCGCGGGCCGCAATACCTATCGTGTCTTTGGAGGCGACATCGCCGAGCGTCTCGCGCGCCGATTGGCCGTCCATAGGCACTTTCCGGAGGCGCTGACAGACGGCCGCATCACGTTTGCCGTGCAGCCTCAGGCGCACTGCGCGACCGGTCACATCGAAAGCATCGAGCTTCTGGCTCGCTGGCGTGACGGTGACAACTTGCTTGCGGCGGAATGTTTCATGCCGGATGTGGAAAAGGAACCGCACCTCATCCGCGCCCTGGGGCGACAGACGGTGAGCGAGGCCATCGCTGTGCGCGACCGCTTGCGGGCTGCCGGGCACGGGCTGCGCGTAAGCTTCAACATAGGCGCCCATCACTTCCTTCATCCGGCCTTTCTCGAAGACATCGCCGCCCGCCTGGACGGGTCCAGCGCAACCGGTCTGTGCATGGAGGTGCCGCTTGGCATGGCCCTGACCAACATGCGCCGCGCAGCCGGCATCATAGACAGGCTCAGGGACCTCGGGTTTGCGGTGGCACTCGACGATTTCGGGACTGGCTACGCGCCCCTGAACGAGGCCGTCCAGCTGCCCGCCGACGAACTCAAGCTCGATCGGGGGCTTATCGGGCGATTTCGCCGTGACCCCAACGCCTTCGCGGTTGCCGGCGCGGCCTTGGTGCTTGCGAACCTATCGGGCCGCCGATTGGTGGCCGAGGGCATCGAGACACCGGATGATCTCCGGCTATGGCGGCACATGGGTGGCGAACACTATCAGGGCTACCTTCTTGCCAACCCGCTCGCCTTGGACGATCTCATGGCATGGCTTACCCGGGCGCCGCTCTTGCCGGTAACGGCCGTGCCGGTCCTGTCGGCGCGTGACCTTGTCCTGGCCGGCTACGCCTTCCTCGAAGTGGACGACTGCCCCGACGGCGTCCTGCAGACCGGCTGCGAGCGCCTGCGGACATGGATGCGCAGCCGCGACCTGCGCTATCGCGAACTCTCCCAGTGGGCGCCCCTGGCAATGGCCCTGGGCGCGGACCTACGCGAGAATCCACACAACATGCGCGCGTTCTGGCGTGACGCGCTACGGCCGGCGATTCTGGGCCTTTTTGCCGAGATAGAGGCCCGTCTCAATGAACAACAATTCTATAGACGATAA
- the tal gene encoding transaldolase, which produces MKGVERITALGQRIWYDNISRDLLESGGLRALVAQGVRGVTTNPTIFEKAIGEGTHYDADIRALEAQGMSPEAMVRELMISDVRRAADILRPVFDASLAVDGYVSIEVAPDEAQDVDATVAEAKTLWSTIARPNVMIKIPATEAGYQAMREVLAQGINVNVTLIFSPQSYERVAAAYCAALEDRLTQGLSIDRVASVASVFVSRVDTVVDAQLQERLQNAPAAEAKRLKSLLGRAGIANAQRIYQRYKELFRGKDFARLRARGARPQWPLWASTSSKNPAYSATWYIDRLIAPDTINTVPPQTFQALLTHKPKALLEAEIAQSLAVHDGLRREGIDLPQILDTLLDEGLASFLRSYQALTARLAHKKSTLTI; this is translated from the coding sequence ATGAAAGGTGTCGAAAGAATAACCGCCTTGGGGCAGCGTATATGGTACGACAACATCAGCCGCGATCTGCTCGAAAGCGGCGGTTTGCGCGCGCTCGTGGCCCAGGGTGTGCGTGGTGTCACGACCAATCCCACGATTTTCGAGAAGGCCATCGGCGAGGGGACTCATTACGATGCCGATATCCGCGCCCTGGAGGCGCAGGGTATGAGCCCCGAGGCCATGGTGCGCGAGCTCATGATCAGTGACGTGCGACGCGCCGCGGATATCTTGCGTCCGGTCTTTGATGCGAGCCTCGCGGTGGACGGCTATGTGAGTATCGAGGTGGCCCCGGACGAGGCGCAGGACGTCGATGCCACCGTGGCTGAGGCAAAGACCCTGTGGAGTACCATCGCCAGACCCAATGTCATGATCAAGATCCCGGCGACTGAGGCCGGCTATCAGGCCATGCGCGAGGTTCTGGCGCAGGGGATCAACGTCAACGTGACCCTGATCTTCTCCCCGCAATCGTATGAGCGGGTCGCGGCCGCGTATTGCGCGGCGCTCGAGGATCGGTTGACTCAGGGTTTGTCCATCGACCGCGTGGCATCGGTGGCGAGTGTATTTGTGAGCCGAGTGGACACGGTCGTCGATGCGCAGCTGCAAGAGAGGCTGCAGAACGCCCCGGCGGCCGAGGCCAAGCGCCTAAAGAGCCTTCTCGGGCGCGCCGGCATCGCCAATGCGCAGCGGATCTACCAGCGTTATAAAGAACTTTTCCGCGGCAAGGACTTCGCGCGCCTAAGGGCTCGCGGGGCTCGGCCCCAATGGCCATTGTGGGCGAGCACAAGCAGCAAGAATCCCGCTTATTCGGCCACCTGGTACATCGATCGCCTGATTGCCCCGGACACCATTAATACGGTTCCGCCGCAGACCTTTCAGGCGCTGCTCACGCACAAGCCAAAGGCGTTGCTGGAGGCCGAGATCGCGCAGTCGTTGGCTGTGCATGACGGCCTGCGGCGCGAGGGGATAGACCTGCCGCAGATACTCGACACCCTCCTGGACGAAGGGCTCGCCTCGTTTCTGCGGTCCTATCAGGCATTGACCGCACGCCTCGCCCACAAAAAGAGCACCCTGACGATATAA
- a CDS encoding MFS transporter, whose product MGDGANPVGATGRRWLTRNVAAIALLSLFSDMGHEMVTSVMPFFVMALGGGPGAVGLIEGVSDLFASLAKIWLPHYSERTRRRKPLLIAGYLLTALKGVMAFATSWVQVLAVRVIAWVGRGARGPVRDAMLADSVPAAYLGRAFGLHRAADTLGAVLGPLIALGLLAVHWGYRGILLVSLIPGGLTVLIVLFMVREPARRPGHGIGFRQSLIALPRDFRRFVAAAGVFGLGNFGPMLLIFYARQSLIARQGVHQADSWAIGLYILFNIAYAACSYPAGLLSERIGKRPLLVLGYLLFALMCVGFLASVRHVAALAPLFVLGGVYIAIVDTIEGALAAELLPDHVRATGFGLLGTVSGIGDLMSSLVVGLLWAHVSLASGFIYAAVLATLGAGLLARRPRSRP is encoded by the coding sequence ATGGGGGATGGGGCGAATCCGGTGGGCGCGACCGGCAGGCGCTGGTTGACGAGAAATGTCGCGGCCATTGCCCTTTTGAGCCTGTTTTCCGACATGGGCCACGAAATGGTGACGTCGGTCATGCCATTTTTCGTGATGGCCCTTGGTGGGGGTCCGGGCGCTGTCGGGCTCATAGAGGGGGTGAGCGATCTTTTCGCGAGCCTGGCAAAAATCTGGCTGCCGCATTACAGCGAGCGCACGCGTCGCCGCAAGCCGTTGCTGATAGCGGGATATCTGCTGACCGCGCTCAAGGGCGTCATGGCCTTTGCAACGAGCTGGGTGCAGGTGCTCGCGGTGCGCGTGATCGCGTGGGTCGGGCGCGGGGCGCGGGGTCCGGTGCGTGATGCGATGCTCGCCGACAGTGTCCCCGCCGCCTATTTAGGGCGCGCCTTCGGCCTGCATCGTGCCGCCGACACCCTGGGAGCGGTCCTGGGACCACTGATCGCCCTGGGTCTGCTGGCCGTCCATTGGGGGTATCGCGGGATCTTGCTGGTGTCGCTGATCCCGGGCGGTCTGACCGTCCTCATCGTGCTCTTCATGGTGCGCGAGCCCGCGCGGCGTCCCGGGCACGGTATCGGCTTTCGCCAGAGTCTCATCGCGCTGCCGCGCGACTTCCGGCGATTCGTCGCCGCCGCCGGGGTGTTCGGGCTCGGGAATTTCGGCCCCATGCTGCTCATCTTTTATGCGCGTCAGTCTCTGATCGCGCGGCAAGGCGTGCATCAGGCCGACAGCTGGGCCATCGGGCTCTATATCCTTTTCAATATCGCCTATGCCGCCTGTTCTTATCCTGCCGGCCTCTTGAGCGAGCGCATCGGCAAGCGGCCGCTTTTGGTGTTGGGCTATCTGTTGTTCGCGCTCATGTGTGTCGGGTTCCTGGCGTCGGTGCGCCATGTGGCCGCCCTGGCCCCCTTATTCGTGCTGGGTGGCGTCTATATCGCCATCGTCGATACGATCGAAGGCGCCCTGGCGGCGGAACTCCTTCCCGATCACGTCCGCGCCACCGGGTTTGGCCTTCTGGGGACGGTCAGCGGTATCGGCGATTTGATGAGCAGTCTCGTCGTGGGCCTCTTGTGGGCGCACGTGTCGCTTGCCAGCGGCTTCATTTATGCCGCGGTCCTGGCCACTCTGGGCGCGGGTCTGTTGGCCCGCCGGCCGCGCTCGCGACCATGA
- the mraZ gene encoding division/cell wall cluster transcriptional repressor MraZ: MFRGVNSVSLDSKGRIAIPTRYREGLRSHCQGRLIMTVDRDHCLLLYPLPEWEVIEAKLVALSSFNPHTRRLQRLLIGHATECDMDGAGRILLPAPLRAFATLDKDIMLIGQGNKFELWDAATWDARRAEWLAQTDGEELPAELQSLSL; the protein is encoded by the coding sequence ATGTTCCGCGGCGTAAACAGCGTGAGTCTCGACAGCAAGGGGCGAATCGCCATCCCCACGCGCTATCGGGAGGGTCTGCGCAGCCACTGCCAAGGCCGGCTTATCATGACGGTCGACCGCGACCATTGCCTGCTGCTTTACCCGCTTCCGGAATGGGAGGTCATAGAGGCCAAACTCGTCGCTCTGTCGAGTTTCAACCCGCATACGCGGCGCCTGCAGCGCCTCTTGATCGGGCATGCGACGGAGTGCGACATGGATGGGGCGGGGCGCATCTTGTTGCCCGCACCGCTGCGCGCCTTTGCGACACTGGATAAGGATATCATGTTGATCGGACAGGGAAACAAGTTCGAACTATGGGATGCCGCGACATGGGATGCGCGCCGCGCCGAATGGCTGGCGCAGACTGACGGCGAAGAGCTGCCCGCCGAGCTGCAGTCCCTGTCGCTGTGA